In Pelodiscus sinensis isolate JC-2024 unplaced genomic scaffold, ASM4963464v1 ctg38, whole genome shotgun sequence, the following proteins share a genomic window:
- the LOC106731943 gene encoding phosphatidylinositol transfer protein beta isoform-like isoform X8, whose protein sequence is MTTKRGPLGPNWKKKLAADEDCPKMCAYKLVTIKFKWWGLQNKVENFIQKQEKRIFTNFHRQLFCWIDKWIDLTMEDIRRMEDETQRELEATHSLGASAYGAAKSQLLKCKCSMFWMLTLSRAALKPIQPNCAPRPAPGSRLPRLGRLGSPPLPAHAAGCCCRHAGERGTTLCRRSL, encoded by the exons AAAAAGCTAGCAGCTGATGAAGACTGTCCTAAAATGTGTGCTTACAAGTTGGTGACTATCAAATTTAAATGGTGGGGACTACAGAACAAAGTAGAAAACTTTATCCAAAAG CAAGAAAAGAGGATATTTACCAACTTCCATCGTCAGCTGTTTTGTTGGATTGACAAGTGGATTGATCTGACCATGGAAGACATCAGAAGAATGGAGGATGAAACCCAAAGAGAGCTGGAAGCG ACCCACTCTCTTGGAGCTTCTGCATACGGTGCTGCAAAGAGCCAGTTGTTGAAATGTAAATGTTCCATGTTTTGGATGCTGACACTGAGCAGGGCCGCCCTTAAGCCGATTCAGCCAAATTGTGCCCCGCGCCCTGCACCTGGAAGTCGGCTCCCTCGGCTTGGCCGGCTGGGCTCCCCGCCCTTACCTGCGCatgctgccggctgctgctgccgccatgcaGGTGAGCGGGGAACcactttgtgtaggcgttccttgtga